The region GTCGCACCCTCGGTAATCCAGGGCCACTTTGGAGAGCTTAACGTTAACGGCGTTAAGTTCACGACCTTCAAGGGGTACCCGCTCTACTACTTCTTCAAGGATGAGAGGAGAGGCGAGGTAAACGGACAGGGGGTTAAAAACGTCTGGTTCGTGGTTAATCCTTTCAACTTCCGCTGAGCCAAACCTTTATTTATTTTTAGATGGATAAGAAAAGCATGGACAGGGACTTCAGGAGCATCATCCTGTGGCTCTTCGTTGGATCAAAGGGAGGACCCACCAGGGCAAGGATTCTTTTCCGCATAAAGGAGTCACCGATGAACGTCCACAGAATAGCCAAGGAGCTGAACCTCAACTACCGGACGGTCAAGTACCATCTGGAACTCATGCGAGAGCACGGTGTCGTTGAAAGGGTTGGCAACGACTATGGGGCCATATACATACCTGGTGAGGCAGTGGAGAAAAACTGGGATGAAATAGAGTCAATACTAAGGAGGAATGGCCTATGATGGGGCTATACTGGATTGTGAACATACTCATTGTCTTAACTGAATTCGCACTGGCCCTCATGCTGCTCAAGAACTACTACTCACTGAGGAATACAGGGGTAGGGAGGAGACTCTTTGGGGTCTCCATGGTCTTCCTCTTCCAGAGCGTTCTCGCGGTGGTTTTCTACATCCACTGGGCCGAAATGGGGCTCGGAAAAAGCGTTGCCGGGCCGTTACTTCTCCTCTCGCTGAGCGGTCTGATTGGAGTTGGTCTGCTGTATTCGATATCTAGGATGTGAGGTTATGAGAAAAGAAATCTTTGGATTTTTGGTTCTTCTCCTTCTTATTGGCGGCACGTACTTGCTGGCCAGGGGAGGGAAAGAGCCGAA is a window of Thermococcus sp. DNA encoding:
- a CDS encoding winged helix-turn-helix domain-containing protein, with protein sequence MDRDFRSIILWLFVGSKGGPTRARILFRIKESPMNVHRIAKELNLNYRTVKYHLELMREHGVVERVGNDYGAIYIPGEAVEKNWDEIESILRRNGL